The region ATTTGTACCTTTCTTTGGCATTCAAACCAATACGATTACCTCTGTATCTCGCCTATCTAGACTCAGTGGGGCAGAGGTGTGCCTGATGACCACTACACTTAACCCAGATCGTAAGGGCTATACCTGTCGTATTAGCGAACCTTTGCCAAACTTTCCAAGCGATGATGTTGAAAAAGATACCGCACGCTTAAATCAATACATCGAGGAGCTTGTTCGTGAAAGGCCCGCAGAGTACTATTGGGTTCATAAGCGCTTTAAACACAGGCCTCCGGGCGAACCCAATCTTTACGAGTAATGAGAATTTCTTGAGCACACAAACAGGCAACGCTAAACGCAAACTTCGCTTCACCAAAATGCATGGTGCTGGCAATGATTTCATTGTGCTCAATGGCATCGATCAAGACCTTAGTGAAATTACACGTGAGCAATGGCAAGCCTTAGCACATCGCCAATTTGGGATTGGTGCAGATCAAATCTTATTAGTTGAAAAAGCAACTCGCCCTGATGCTGATTTTCGCTATCGTATTTTTAATGCTGATGGCGGGGAAGTAGAGCAATGTGGTAATGGCTCGCGTTGTTTTGTCCGTTTCGTCTTGGATCAAGGCTTGTCATCTAAAAATCCATTACGCGTTGAAGTAGCGCATACCGTTCTCACCCTCAAATCTCATCCAGATGGTCAGGTAGAAGTTGATATGGGTGCGCCGATTTTTGATCACAACCTTATTCCATTTAATGCAAATGGTTTAGCCAGCATGCAAGAGTTTCATGAAATGCTTTATGCACTTCCAATAGATCTGCCAGCAACTCATGACAGCCTGGTTGGCGTTCTCTCCATGGGCAATCCTCATGCAGTCCAGGTAGTTGGAGATGTAGATAGCGCGCCCGTCTTAGAAGAGGGGTCTGCGATTGAAAGACATCCAGCGTTTCCTAACAAGGTGAATGTAGGCTACTTGCAAGTGCTCAATCGCAATGAAATCAAGTTGCGTGTTTATGAGCGAGGCGCAGGAGAAACGCTAGCGTGCGGCACAGGCGCTTGTGCAGGCGTTGTTTCAGGAATCCGCAGAGGCCTATTAGATTCGCCAGTGAAGGTGCATACCCGTGGTGGTGATCTCCAGATCGTTTGGGGCGGAGTTATAGATGAAGTGGCACATCCCGTCATCATGACTGGTCCAGCCACTACAGTCTTCGAAGGCGAAACTGAAATCTAAGAACTGCGGATCTTGCAATCAGATGCCGTATTTATCTCGATATGCTTTTACCGCTGGCAAATAATTACTGAGCTGGACATCACTCGAAGCAGTTAAGAATGACATTACGCCCGTGAGATTGGCAATCGAAATCACCGGCAGCCCAAATTCTTCTTCAACAGCTTGAACTGCAGACTTTGCGCCAATCTCCGCTGCGGTCCCTGATCGCTCCATGCGATCTAAGGCAATTAACACAGCAGTCGGTTCAGCTCCAGCCTTACGAATCAGATCTACTGACTCGCGTACTGAGGTACCTGCAGAAATCACATCATCAATAATGACCACTTTGCCTTTAACGGGCGCACCTACCAATACACCGCCTTCGCCATGATCTTTTGCTTCTTTGCGGTTATAGGCATAAGGCACATTGAGACCAGCATCAGCCAATGCGATCACTGTCGCGGCAGCTAAGGTGATGCCTTTATATGCGGGGCCGTACAACATATCAAACTGAATATTCGACTCTTGCAACGCTTTTGCGTAGTAGCGACCCAAAGCGCTCAGTCGTGCACCATCATTAAATCCACCGGCATTAAAGAAATAAGGCGAGAGACGTCCTGCTTTAGTTTTAAACTCTCCGAAGGACAAAACCTTTGCCTCTAAGGCAAAACGAATAAAGTTATCTTGATTTGAATTATTTGAGCTCATAGGCCTACATGTTACGCATCATTTCCGCGAACCTCAACGGTATCCGTTCAGCAGTCAAAAAAGGCTTCTTGCCATGGGCAGTTAAACAAAAGGCAGACTTTATCTGCATGCAAGAGCTCAAAGCGCAACGCGATGATTTAGAGGACGCCATCCTCAATCCAGATGGCCTCCATGGCTTCTTTCATCATGCCGAGAAAAAAGGCTATAGCGGCTGCGGCATCTATACACCCCATAAGCCTGATGAGGTCTTATATGGCTACGGCAATGAAGAGTTTGATGCTGAGGGCCGCTATGTAGAGGCACGCTTTAAAGGCTTATCTGTGATTTCGGTATACATGCCCTCTGGCTCAAGCTCACCAGAACGACAAGAGGCCAAATATCGCTATCTCGACAGCTTCTTGCCACACCTGATTGCACTTAAAAATTCTGGTCGAGAAATCGTTCTCTGTGGCGACGTCA is a window of Polynucleobacter asymbioticus QLW-P1DMWA-1 DNA encoding:
- the dapF gene encoding diaminopimelate epimerase; its protein translation is MHGAGNDFIVLNGIDQDLSEITREQWQALAHRQFGIGADQILLVEKATRPDADFRYRIFNADGGEVEQCGNGSRCFVRFVLDQGLSSKNPLRVEVAHTVLTLKSHPDGQVEVDMGAPIFDHNLIPFNANGLASMQEFHEMLYALPIDLPATHDSLVGVLSMGNPHAVQVVGDVDSAPVLEEGSAIERHPAFPNKVNVGYLQVLNRNEIKLRVYERGAGETLACGTGACAGVVSGIRRGLLDSPVKVHTRGGDLQIVWGGVIDEVAHPVIMTGPATTVFEGETEI
- the pyrE gene encoding orotate phosphoribosyltransferase — translated: MSSNNSNQDNFIRFALEAKVLSFGEFKTKAGRLSPYFFNAGGFNDGARLSALGRYYAKALQESNIQFDMLYGPAYKGITLAAATVIALADAGLNVPYAYNRKEAKDHGEGGVLVGAPVKGKVVIIDDVISAGTSVRESVDLIRKAGAEPTAVLIALDRMERSGTAAEIGAKSAVQAVEEEFGLPVISIANLTGVMSFLTASSDVQLSNYLPAVKAYRDKYGI
- a CDS encoding exodeoxyribonuclease III, which encodes MLRIISANLNGIRSAVKKGFLPWAVKQKADFICMQELKAQRDDLEDAILNPDGLHGFFHHAEKKGYSGCGIYTPHKPDEVLYGYGNEEFDAEGRYVEARFKGLSVISVYMPSGSSSPERQEAKYRYLDSFLPHLIALKNSGREIVLCGDVNIAHHEIDLKNWKGNLKNSGFLPEERAWLTNLFDQVGYVDVYRELEPKATETCYTWWSNRGQAYAKNVGWRIDYHISTPSIAASAKKTAVYKDEKFSDHAPLTVDYDWKL